One part of the Malus sylvestris chromosome 2, drMalSylv7.2, whole genome shotgun sequence genome encodes these proteins:
- the LOC126605823 gene encoding uncharacterized protein LOC126605823 — protein sequence MAEAAKNPVGQQQRIIVPNKHGEKLVGLLHETSSPDLVILCHGFRATKENSIMVNLAVALENEGISSFRFDFAGIGESEGTSQCASFRREADDLHSVVEYFSGAKRAPSAIIGHSRGGVAVLLYASIYHDICTVVNVSGGYDLKRGIEERCGKDFMEVIKKEGFIDVKIKSGDGNFRLTKESLMDRLSTDMHESCLKIDKECRVLTIHGTADEICPVEDALEFAKIIPNHKLHLVEGANHLYTSHQAELASVVMDFIKAALQQDKATSN from the exons ATGGCAGAAGCTGCAAAAAATCCAG TGGGTCAGCAACAGAGAATCATCGTACCCAACAAACACGGTGAAAAGCTTGTGGGATTGTTACACGAAACCAGTTCCCCGGACCTTGTAATCTTATGTCATGGTTTTCGAGCCACCAAG GAAAACTCTATCATGGTGAACCTTGCTGTTGCACTGGAAAATGAAGGGATCAGTTCCTTCCGTTTTGACTTTGCCGGAATTGG GGAAAGTGAAGGCACCTCTCAGTGTGCTAGCTTTCGGAGAGAGGCTGATGACTTGCACTCTGTCGTCGAATACTTCTCTGGGGCAAAACGTGCACCCAGTGCAATTATTGGACACAGTAGAG GAGGCGTTGCTGTGCTTCTGTATGCTTCCATATATCATGACATATGTACGGTTGTCAACGTTTCTGGAGGTTATGATCTGAAGAGAGGCATTGAAGAACGCTGTGGAAAAGACTTTATGGAAGTAATCAAGAAGGAAGGGTTCATTGATGTTAAGATTAAGTCGG GAGATGGTAATTTTCGTCTGACCAAGGAGAGTTTGATGGATCGCCTAAGTACTGATATGCACGAATCATGCCTTAAGATTGACAAAGAATGCCG GGTGCTGACAATCCATGGAACTGCCGACGAGATCTGCCCTGTTGAAGATGCACTAGAGTTTGCCAAGATAATACCTAACCACAAATTACATCTAGTAGAAGGCGCTAATCATTTGTACACCTCGCATCAAGCCGAGTTAGCATCGGTCGTCATGGACTTCATTAAGGCAGCTCTGCAGCAGGACAAGGCTACTTCAAACTAG
- the LOC126605784 gene encoding UPF0481 protein At3g47200-like encodes MVDNKVNDHSIVEITDEDRDVIARINGNSETSREHKNQVELTVSSLRGKLHRQPPFPACSCIFRVPKVLRRHNEKAFVPNLVSIGPFHHGDENLRVMEEIKRWYLHSLLERKPTPKTSLECFVEEIGRIEQKHRDCYGEKFDIYSGKFVEMMVLDGCFIIELLRRCVKLVPWDDDDPLEYTSWMLKVLKNDLFLLENQLPWNVLERLFDLTKVNDDHSLLALALKFFESSVFNQTPQIKEGVQTKHLLDAVRESLISLHKPQSTERRYWEPIPTVTELLQAGVKFKSKSKEWNNMLDITFKNGVMEIPPIDIESNAESHFRNLIAYEHCDPDIAIFNITSYAVILDNLIQSSEDAEFLIQKRIITTILSKEDLACFFNGLYKDTIPSHFSYVELTEKVNAHYNHRWYRWRTILSRDYFSNPWSIMSFIAALVILVLTFLQTLYSMLTYY; translated from the coding sequence ATGGTAGACAACAAAGTTAATGATCACTCCATCGTGGAGATTACGGATGAGGACAGAGATGTGATTGCACGAATCAATGGGAATTCGGAAACATCGCGTGAACATAAAAATCAAGTGGAATTGACAGTATCATCTCTTCGAGGAAAGCTTCACCGGCAGCCTCCATTCCCAGCTTGTAGCTGCATATTTCGAGTCCCTAAAGTACTACGCAGGCATAACGAAAAAGCTTTTGTTCCAAATTTGGTTTCAATAGGGCCTTTTCACCACGGAGATGAGAACTTGCGAGTGATGGAAGAAATCAAACGGTGGTACTTACATTCCCTACTTGAACGAAAACCAACTCCGAAGACCAGCCTGGAGTGCTTTGTCGAGGAGATAGGACGCATAGAACAAAAGCATCGCGATTGCTATGGTGAAAAATTCGACATTTATAGTGGAAAATTTGTGGAAATGATGGTGCTTGATGGTTGCTTTATTATTGAACTCCTCCGCAGGTGTGTCAAACTGGTACCCTGGGACGATGATGATCCCTTAGAGTATACCTCTTGGATGCTCAAGGTACTTAAAAATGACTTGTTTCTACTCGAAAACCAGCTTCCTTGGAATGTTCTTGAACGTCTATTCGACCTCACCAAAGTAAATGATGACCATTCTCTACTTGCGCTTGCTCTTAAATTCTTTGAGTCGTCCGTATTCAACCAGACTCCACAGATCAAAGAAGGAGTGCAAACTAAACATTTACTTGATGCCGTAAGAGAGTCTTTAATTTCCTTGCACAAGCCGCAATCAACAGAGAGGAGATATTGGGAACCTATACCAACTGTCACGGAACTTCTACAAGCTGGTGTCAAATTCAAGAGTAAAAGCAAGGAGTGGAACAACATGCTTGACATAACCTTCAAAAACGGAGTTATGGAAATTCCACCAATAGACATTGAATCCAATGCAGAGTCTCATTTCAGAAACCTCATCGCCTACGAACATTGTGATCCAGACATCGCGATTTTTAATATTACCTCTTACGCCGTGATCTTGGATAACCTTATTCAGTCTAGCGAAGACGCGGAGTTTCTTATTCAGAAACGAATTATAACTACCATATTGAGCAAAGAGGACCTCGCCTGCTTCTTCAACGGGCTCTACAAGGACACTATTCCCAGCCATTTCTCTTATGTGGAGCTCACCGAGAAAGTGAATGCACATTATAACCATCGGTGGTATAGATGGCGAACAATTCTCAGCCGCGATTATTTCAGTAATCCGTGGTCAATCATGTCATTTATTGCTGCGCTTGTGATCCTAGTTTTAACCTTCTTGCAAACCTTATATTCCATGCTGACTTACTATTAG